The segment AAAGGGACAAGCCCTGCCAGCCACCGaggtggggacacctgggattCCCATCCCAGCTCAGGGCAGCCGGGACAGCCCCACCTTGTTGTTGGCCCTGTCGAAGATGACGTAATACTCCCGGATAAAGACATCCCCCAGGATCCAGAGCTCGCCCTCCTCCGTGGGCACATCCATGCCTTGCAATCCCAGGGTGCAGTACCCGTTACTCTGCTCCAAGCACATGGAAGGGAGTGGTCACCAGCTGTTGGATCCCTCCCTCTATCCCCACAAACCCATTCCCAGCGGGATGCTCACCCTTAACACATAGGCTCTGGGCGGCACTGGGAATTCTTTGCCGTTGATATGGAAGATGAGGCTGGGAAGGTTTCTGATGGCCTCACAGCTGATCTGGGGAGGACACAGCAGGTTAGCGGCCATTCCAGCTGGGATCAGATGTCCTAGGGAGCATCCTGAACCTCACCTCACCACTGTAGCTGGCACCAAGGCGCCTCATGAGGGTGCGGAAGGCCCGGATAGGAACAGCCAGCAGAGTGGTTCCTGTATCCACGATGGCCTGGCATCCCGAGGAGCAGGCCACCGGAGTCCCGCTGACGGAGACACTGGAAAGAGGGATGCAGAGTGAGCCTGGACTCCCCAAAACACCGGCTGGAGGGCAGGGAATACTGGGAATACCCCTCCATGGCGATCTGCCAGTAGGTTTCAGCAGAGAGTGGGATCCAGGAGATGCCTTTGGTGGTGTAGTAGGGATCAATGGCACCGAAGAGGACAAAGCTCCCACCTTCACTGTCCCTGGAAAGGCAGATCCATCTGGGGTTTTTCCCAGCCCACCAACACCTCCATTCCCATTGGAAAATGGGGCCAGTgtgagggaaaagggagaaatcCTCAGCAGCTTTGGCTGGGATTTACCTGCTCAGATAGACAGAGAAAAGACGCCTATCCACGAGGTTTTCCATCATCATGTTGTCGAAGACAGGGGTGGCTCCGGAGGAGGCAATGCTTGGGAATGCCAATCCCAGGATGCCATCAAAGGGGGTGTAGTAGAAGAAATCCCCTGGCTCTGTCTCGGCCAGCCCAAAAATCTGGTTGCGGACGTTGATGCCAGCAACCTGGGAGAAAGGAGACAGGTGTGGATTGGGCACGATCCCAAGGGATCCCATGGGATGAGGGGGCTGGAGCGCCTGGCCGTACGTCGACGGTGTCGTATCCCAGGATTCCGGTCATGCTTCCCGTGCCGTAGGCGATGAACAGGGTGTCATTGGTGCTGAGGAACGTGGAGGATTCCGCGGGATTGAAGCGGTTGTGGTTCCCTGTGGGGGTGGGAAGGACAGGGATTGCCTGGGATTTGTCCCTTGGGAAAGACTGGCCAGAGCCATGCAGGACTACTCCCAAAGGACACATTCCAGACTCATTCCAGACACCtactgcaggctgggctggagcagaagacTGAGGGAACCCAGAGGTTGGAGGAACCGGTGTCAAAGACCACGGTGAATTCCTGAGGTGGGGTCCCAATGGAGATGGTGCCAAAGTACTCATCCTGttggaatgggattgggaaggGGTTAAGGGGATGGGGAAAGGAGAATGGATAAGGGGCTAATGGAATAAGTtacagggatggggaagggacTAGTGGAATGGATAACAGGCCAATGGCATGGGGAAGGAGCCAGTGTCCCCCTGTGCACCCTGATCCCAgttcccaatcccagcccctcacATCCATGTAGTTCTCCAGGGGCTCCACGGCGATGCCCGGGAAATACTTGGCAGCCAGGTTGTAGGGATGCTGCTCCAGGTAACTCTCCAGcaatccctgctcctgcagcctctgccgcAGCGACTTCATCTTCCTCAGGGGCACCCTGTGGACAGGGACCGGGATGCATCACTGGGATGTGCCCTTGGGATCACCCCGCATCCCACATCCCTGTTTTGGGGACCCCCTGGGGCTcacctggtctggaagccctggGCCAGGCCCACcagggtgaggagcaggagcagcttcaTGGTGGGAGCTCACGGAAAATGTGCCTCCGATCCCGGCCCCGCTCCTTATATCCTGGCTCCGGTGTTTGGCCGGAGGCCCCGATAAGAAAGGCAAACTGCTCCTGGGATGGTTATCAAAACGTCCTTAAGGAAGGGGGGGTAGGAATGTCAAGCTGGGGGATCCCCCTATTCCTGGGGGGATTCAGGCCACAGGTATGTTGGGATGGGCGGGAAGAACTCCAGGTTATTCTGTGGGAGCTGGTGGGAATGCAGGGCTGTTCGTACCCTGAACCCTCTCGTACCTTGCTGGAGGGTTTGAGCcagacacttccaggaatggggcagccacagcttcccggGAATTCCATTCCCAGGAATGATTCACCACCCTtacaaggaagaatttcttcccaatatcccatctaaacctgTCCTCTGCTACTAGGAAGCCGgtgccccttgtcctgtcacctcAGGTCCTTTtacaaagtccctctccagctctcctggaactCCTTGAAATGCTGGAAGAGGCTCCAAGGTCTCTCCAGGTCCTTCTCCTCTTGCCAAGGCTCCATGATGGATTTTCAGGCTGCCAGGTCCAGATTTTCCATGCTGGGAATCAGCCAAGGCTTTCTCCTTTCCAGCCCCCTACAACACATCCcatcctcctttttttccccctcagggACAATCCGGTGCTCCATCCCTTTTCTCCCAACATTCCCCACCCAGGTTCTTCTTCATTTCACTCCCCCAGTCCAACCTGGCATCACACCCTCAGATTCTTCTATCATTCTGAGCCGGGATGGGGCTGATTCCAAGGGAGGAACGCCAGCTCCAGCCTCAGGGAGCCTTTGATCTCCTCCAGGACAAGGTGACCGTTCCATGGATCCAGCACGTGGTGACGTGACCGGAGCCAAGTTGCCCAATCCCGCTCCTGTGACCTTCATCCAGAGGCATCCAGAGCTTGGCTTTCCCCCAGCTCGTCCCAGTTTCCCCCCACTTCAGGGACTTTGGAAGTGGGAATGGAGTGACAGGAGAAGGCTCCAAACTGGAAAACAGGATACTGGGAGGAACCTCTTGCctgtgaggctggtgaggccctggaatagatttcccagagaagctgtggctgccccatccctggaagtgtccaaggccaggctggagaaaCCAGCCTGGAATGTGTTCCTGTAAATTTTGGAGTTACCaagttttcctccttttttggCCAAAATagtagagaaaacaaaaaatatgaaGTTTTCCCAGGGCTATTTATCCATCGAATTACCAAAACTGCCATCCTTGGAGATCAGGATTCCTGTTTTCTcaatgggaaaaaacccacatttgCCCAATTATGGCAAGTTCTAGGACAAGCTCGTTGTGCTGCTGCTAAATCCCATAAGAGCAGAACAATGGATCCAACAGGGATGGATTTTTGGATGGATGATATCCACAGAAGGAAGAAGCTGTGGAATTCaggactggggaaaaaaaaatgggaattgtgATTTAGCACTAATTAAATCCAGAATAAAATCTGTGAGGATGGAAAAATAACCCCTTTTAGGGCGTGAAACGGTTTCCTGGGAGAGAAATCCTGAATTTTCCAAACCTTGGTGGGGAAATGGAGGGCATGAGATGCTGGATCTCGGAATAATCCATCCGGGTGCTGGGAGCTCTGTGGATGGGAGCAGGTGGCctccctgccagagctctcCTTGGCACCAGAGGGCACCACAGCATGCAGagatcccaaaaacccccagctGGAAAAATGGATCTGGATGCTTTCCCTCCTGGCTgatgcagcaggggctgggtgaGGATTCCCAGGCAATAAAATTCTCCCAGAATTTAGGCTTTTACCgggaaaattcagattttttaaatgtCGTTTTGACGTGCAAACACCCCTTGGGATGAATTTGACTTCCATGGGAATCACCCTCTGGATCAAACAGGGATTTTCAGGCTTTTGGGACATCAAAACTCCTTCTGACAAAACTTCCTTAATTTTATCTCTGCAGCcaccaaaaaaattccccttATGGAGACAGAGCTTTCATTGGAAATGGATTCATGAAGTCAACTTTTCCAGGCCCTGTTCCCAGTTTTTCTTGTCCCTTCCCTAAAGGCTTTTATCACACGGGTGCTTTATCGGAGCTGTCAGATGAAAGGAGGGAAATCTGACGCTCCTGAGGTGTCAAATTTCCCATATTGgattcaaaatatttaattaacttATCAAGGAAGCCCAGGGATGTTGGCTGATCCTTGTGGGAATGGAATTTTGCAGAACAGGACCTCGGGGTGCTCAGGTCACCTTCTCCTACCTGCTGTGGGCGATTTTGGCTGGGATTAAGATGTCatccaaggggaaaaaacaagtGGAACCATCTTTTGTGGAAATTAAGGATATTAATAAGCAGCTAACGGGAATATCCTTCCAAAACCACCTAAACTTATCCCAAGTTTATTTCTGGATAACACTTTTAAATGggtatttttccatttcttctgtACGAATCCAAACACAATTTTCCCCTCTCCTCAAACCTTATGTTTTAACATAAAATGTTAATTAAacattttcccagctctgtggaaACTGCTCCAAAAGAAGCCTGGAAAatgttgttttttcccctttggcaAGTCAagtcccttttctttcccatggCACTGGGGGTTTGACCCGGTTATCAGCCACGCTGGGAACAAATTGTCCTTGATTTATCCAGAATTATTTGGGATCATATGACTCCCGTTTGTTACACAACAGCCCTCAGGTGATGGGGTAGAGGCGCCTTTCCCAGATCCCAGCACTTCCCCAGCACCTGCGTGACCTTGCCCAGACTTCCAAAGGAGCAGAAATCATGGAGCTCTTCCCCTGCCTCGTCCTCGCTTGGGTTTTGGGAACGTGGAGCATTTTCCAAGCATGTTTTGGAAAAGCTGGGTTTGTGGAGAGGGCGATGGGACTGAGCTGCCTCAGGAACATTCCTGTGTCACGCGAGGAGGAGCCGAGCAGGTATTCCAGAGGAATCTGCTTTCATCCAGCTGGAAGAGCCCGACATCTTATGAAGTTTTGGGATATTGCCGAGGTCTCTATGTGCTTCCTAAACCACTTCCAACCTGGCCTCGGACGCTTCCAGGTATGGAGCAAgtgcagcttccctgggcatgTCGCTGTGGcagcctcacagggaaggaCGCATTCCCGATATCCAACTTAACTCCAGGCGAagccttgccccctttccctaTCGCTCCACGCCCTTTCCAAAACCCCTCTCGGAGCCCCCTGCAGCCCGGAAACACGAAGGATATAATTCCTAGAGCAGCTACAGCTCGGGGAGAGCCCCGCGGGTAGCCAAAGAGCGATTATTGATTAAAAAATGCCATTAAATTGATCCGTGCTCCCGCCCCCCCCAACATGGCGGCGCTGGGAGGAACCGCCCCCCTCACGCccgagggggggggggggcgcgcGCCTCCCGCCCCGCCCGAGGTGGCCCCGCCCACTTCCGGTTTGTACCGGAAGCCGGaagcggcggcgggcggagggtCGCGGTGGCGCTTCGGTGAGTCCGGGGGAGGGCCGGGAACGGGAATAACGGGAATAACGGCGGGATAGCGGGGATAACGCCGCTGCTCCCGCCACGGCGTTCGCTGCAGCCCCGCAAGTGGGCAGCCCTTTGCGTCCGCCTTCCTGAGCGCCTGTGGATGCTTCCCGGACCCCACCCCGAGCTTTCCCGCTCCCACCCTTCCCGCTTCTCCCTCTTAAACTCCATGGAAGTTCGCTGCTACCCCCCTGAAAGACCCAAATCGGGTGATTTCAGCCCCACGCCTGCAGCGCGGGAttgaattcccattttttccctcgGACAGGTTTGTCTGGATCGTGGGTTGGGCAAGCCTGAGCCTCGGCGTGGCTCTTGCGGCATTCCCGGTGTAATATCCTTGGGATGTTCCACCTGGATGAGAGCTGGAGGAGCTTGGAGTGAATAGGACAGCGCAGGTGTGTTGTGTTTCCTTGGGTTTTGGGACATTCCCGCGTTATTCCATCCCCCCTCTTGGAATTTACACCACACACGGGATACTTGCTGAACGTACCAGACAGCCGGGAATGCTTGGGATAAATCATGGATATGGTGCAGGAAGGCCATCGCTTCCCCTGATCTTTTTGTTTCGCTGAATTCCGTGGCGGGAAGGTGGAAGTGGGTGATCCCTGAGgtccttcccagccctgtgctcagatcCCAGTTTcctgggtgggatgggatggagacTGGAATGAGGTGGGTTCTGGAATGGGACGGAGACATCCAGCTGGAATTTGCaagctggggctgtgggtggattTTTCCTTGACAGAACACCCTGGGATATGCAGAATCCCACCCAAACAGGcttgggaaagggggaaaaggtttttcccaaGCAGGAGTTAGTGGGAATTGCGTTGCTCCCTCTCAGCTGacagatcccagcagagctgctctaaAGGCTTTAACCACCCTGGATTTCAGCTGGAAGCCTATTCCCAGCTGGATTTGGGAGTTGATTTGCCTCTTTTTCCACGTGCCAGGGGTCTGGGAGGATGGACACGCTGAGGAGCCGGACGGTGGAGGAGctccgggagctgcaggaggattcCCAGGAGATCGAGCGCCTGGCTTTGGAATCCCAGGAGGTTCGTGCCAGGAGGTGGCTCCGGGGTGTCCCCGTCCCCTTCCCGTGCTCACCATCCCAAACTCCCTCCACAGgttcaggagctgcagctggagagggagATGGCCCTGGCTGCCAACCGGAGCTTGGCCGAGCAGAACCTGAAATTCCAGGCGCCGCTGGAGACGGGACGCAGCGACCTCTCCAAGAAgtaccaggagctgcaggagctggctgggaggtgcagggagcagaaggaaaagctgggTGAGCACTGGAGTCTTCGCCCAGGAAGGATTCtgcttcctgggaagctgatatccctcttttttccccagcagcccGATGTTATTCCTCTTGGGTTTCCCTCTTTCCATCAGCAGCTCCCAAGCCCTTTCCTGGGGGCTCTCTGCTGGCTTTTCCCTGGTTTCTGCTCTGTgatggtgactttggtttctctttcCCCCTTTGtttttcccagagaaattcTCAGCAGCGCTGCAGCCTCAGACTTTGCTGGATCTCCTCCAGGTGGAAAGCCAGAAGATTGAGGAGGAATCTGAGGTGAGCTTAGGCCTTAAATCCCTTGGAAATTCCAGTGATTCATCCTCAAAGCCTTGCAGTTAAACCCAGTCCCTAAAATCGTGGATTATCTTTGGAGCCTGCTGGGTTTTCTCCAAAGAACTGCATCCATCCTTGTTTGTGTGTGGGTGTCGCTCCTTGGGATGCGGCTGGGAGAGACCTAAATCAGGATTTtagggaagaggaggagcagggggatgCAGGAATGAGCCCGAGGCTGTTCCTTTCTTCCAGAAAATGGCTGAGAAATTCCTGGAGGGGGAGGTGCCCCTGGAGACGTTCCTGGAGCAGTTTTCCGGGATGAGGAAGTTGTCCCACCTGCGCCGGGTCCGAgtggaaaagctgcaggagaTCGTGAGGAAGTCGGAGGGATCCCAGGAGCGCACCAGGGACTctcagcctcctcttcctcctcctcctcatgtTCCCACGGATCCACCAAAGCCCTTCCCACCGGGATCTCCGGCCTTCCCTCTGCCCTACAGCCCGGCTCCGGCcctcccgcccggccccgctgcccacGGAGCGCTGCCTCCCGCCCCTTTCCCGGGCTCTCCGGTCGCCGTGGGACACGTGgcctcctcccagcccagctcccagtccGCCTTTCCCTACCCGCTTGCTCCAGCTCCCGGATATCCGGCGGCTTCCGCTGCTGACTCTGCTCCAGGGTATCCCAAATCCACCTCGGGAGGCTTTTCCTGGTCTCCGTCCCGGGGCCCACCACAGCCCTTGCCCTAtcctgctccccatccctctcctccccctgccagACCGGGATACTCTCCCTACGTCCCACCTGGAGCAGGGAGACCGCAGTGTCCGTACCCCACCCAGCCCCCTCTCCCGAATTTCCCCATCCCAACGCAGGCTCCCTATCCCGGGCCTCCCCCACCCTTTGGATACCCCCCGCCTCCCAACCCTCAGCGTCCTACCTGGCCTGGATACTAATCCGGGACTTCTGGGGAGCATCCTGTGCTGATTCCTCCTTTTTCTGGGgactgaggaagaggagggattCCAGAGTGTTGCTCCTGGATCCGTCGGTGCAAAGGAATTACACGGGATAAGTCACGGCTCCGGAGGTCGGAGcgagaggcagagccagaccAGCAGAAATCCAGAGAGGAGAAACCTCCAGGGAAACCTTGGAGCACCTTCCAGTGCCTAGAGGGGCTCCAAGAGAACTGGACAAGGACTTGGACAAAGACTTGGAGTGATGGGATAATGGGGAGTGGCTTCACGCTGTCAAAGGGTGGGtttagatgggattttgggaagaaattcttccctgtgatgGTGGTGAGACCCTAGAATGGATTTCCCAGGGAAGTTatggcagctccatccctggaaatatccaaggccaggttggacagggtttggagcaagTGGAAAGGGATTGGAAGTGGCTGATCCTTAAGATCCCTTttcacccaaaccattccagggcTGTCAGTGGGAGTCAGTGATTCCCACCCGGGCCTGGGCAGCCTCCAGTATTCCCGACCTCCCGTGTGGTTTTTCGGGCTCCTCACATCTCCCTTCTCAGGAAACACTTGGAAACGGAGGGAATGACAAACGATGGAAACGGGATTTGCTTTGCTCAGCACTTTATCCTTCAAATCCTGCCTGTATCCCTTTAAGTTATTTATAAGGAACGATTACTAATGGACTAGGATGAGGGACTGATGGAAGTAATTCCATCCCTGGGattaattagagtaataaaactGGATGAATTAATTGCACTCTGGAGTCATGGCCCTGGTTACTTTGGGAAGCAACAGAACATCCGGATAAGGATTGATCCCTTTATCCCTTCCTGGCATTCTGCTTCCTTTGGATCCCATCACTGAAATCTTTCACCCCCTCCCAGAACCATCTTCAAGCCTGCTTCAATTCCTGCATTCCTAGCATTTATCCCTGGGAtcaaaaaaacagggaaaaggtgTTTCCCTGTCCGTCTTTTCCCTCCTGACTGGGGGTTTGGAGTCACACTGGGATAATGGAAGGAAGAGGACAAGGAGTAATTAGTACAAAACCCCAATTTTATTACAAGTATTTGTTATTAAATATCTCAGACTCATTCTCAGTATTCCCACCCTTGCATCCCTATCCTTTATCCATCATCCCAACTCTTTATCCTGGTTTGGAGAAGCTGGTGATCCCACTATTCCAAAGGGCTCCTTGCACCCCCGTACCTCTTAAATTCCTAtaaatagctttaaaaaaaccccaaaaacctcctTTTCTCCCAAGAGGAAGGTGGGAAGTGCTCCTGGAAGGGTGCTGGAATGCTGGGATGCCCCCAAAGCTGAGGTGGGAGGTGGCATCAGCTCCTTTGGGAAGCAGGGAATCACACCCTGCGGGCAGAGTGCAGGTCGTAGTCGCTGTCCGAGGAGTTATCCGGAGGGTTGGAACGCCGGCACGCTGCTTCCAGAGCTGTGGAGGGCATGGATGCACCTCGTTGGATTCACTTCCATGGCAAAGGAACGGGAAGGAGCCACTTCCAGCACTTACCTGGGTAAGcggagagctgggagctcttTTTGGGGGCCTGAGCGTAGTCgttgtcccctccctgtccccgaGGCCTCGGAGCGGTGCTGGAGCGGTGGAAAGACACTGGAGAAGACAGCgggattgggatttgggggttggAACAGCAGCTTGGAGGGAACAAAGCCACCCAGGAAGGGGCTGAGTAAAATTggtccctgctccaggcccGCCTCTCCTGGATCAGTTATATTCCAAAAGGAAGTGAGATCCAGGGCCCTTGTGCCAGGATCCGGGGGGAACAGCCCACCCAGACCCCAGATCCATCCCCAGGAACTCCaaatcccattcccagctccccaacaagctgctcctcacctgtCTGGTTGAGTCCTGTGGGGCCGATCCACTGGCGCTGCTTCTTCTTGGAGactgagagagagggagaacTGTGTTTCCAAGGATCTTCCTGatccttcctccagctgcttcccccctgccagccccataTGTCATCCCAAATACTGCCCCCCTTCCCAATAATCCCCCCCGGGATCCTCCACCTGCTCTTTTGTTTCTGCTTGGAGCTTAATCCCTCTTCCCGCTCCCACACTCCATGTGGGACAGGCTTGGGGACAATGGGGCAGGTCTGGGGATAATGGGGCAGGGGGATCTGTCAGGCTGAGCAGCCAAATCCCCCCCCAAGGAGTTTAGGGAAGCATCCatggagctgccagccctgagccgGCACGTGGGgatgaaggaaggaagaaaagaaggatGAAGATCCCGAGGTTGTCCCCTACTTCTCTTCATCAGCTTCCGATAGGCAGGAGGGCCACAGATCAGGGAAAGgatgaggaaaagcagcagggccaggcagatGCTCACGACGGTTCCAGCAGGTGTTCCAGTGGGAAGTGGCTTTGAGTCCTGGCCTGGAAAGAGCACGGGTGTCACTGGATGTGTCCAGCTGGAGATGTGAATATCCATTACCCCGCCAGGAACCCAAATCCCACGTGGATTTGgtccccccatccctccccGTTCCATAGGTGTGGCAattccagctcccagcacggatCTCGTGGCTTACACACAACTCTGGTCCGGGAGCAGCTCCGGGCATTCCCAAGTTTGGGCTGGCAGAGGTGCAGGGGTTCGAGCTCACAGGTGACTCCCGTCGAGGGAGGCTCCCGGATTTCCATGCTGGAAGTGAGATTCCCGCAGCCCAGCTCCCGGCAGATCTGCCGGCCACGCTTGTCTCGCTGCGCTGCTCCGGACTCGCACAGATCCCACCACCGCCCCGCATGGAACACCTGGATGTCCCCTTCACACGGAGTGGGGCCGGCCGCCAGCCTCCGCAGGGCCCGCGGCTGGGAATCTGCGGGAGAGAGGAGCACATCCGTGGGGAGAGGGGTGGGATCCACAGGGAGGGTCAGAGCCACGGGGAGGGGTGAAATCCACGAGGAGAGGATGGGTACAGGGGGATCAGACCCATGGGGGTCAGAGCCACGGAGTGGGGTCAGAGCCACAAGGAGAAGGGAGTCAGATCCACGGAGATGGGTCAGACCTGTGGGAAGAAGAGCCAGAAccacagggagagaggagtcggACCCACAGGCAGACAGGGATGATATCCACAGGGATACCACTGGCACATGCTCATCCTTCTCCCAGCgccagctcctggcacagggatgctccCGGCAGCTCCCTCATGCCACAGGGACTGAACCAAACCAGAGCCAGGCATGGAGTGGCTTTGAACTCTTCCCATGGGAAATGCAGCATGGaagccagctctgccagctgccacAGCCCATTAAACCCCTAAATCCCACGGGATTCCAAGCTGGGGCAGATGGCAGGACCCACAAGGAGCCTGCTCCGAGCTTCTTGGCTTGGCTGTCTGTGCCATGGAGCTGGCACCGAGCTGATTTCCAGGGAAACACTCATGGAAAATGACAGGGAGAGGCCTGTGGCTGGGAGATGCTCATGGCAAGGGAAAGATGCTCTGGCAGGGACGTGCCTGTGGCAGGGAAGAGGGTCATGGAAAAGAAGGGATATGCCTGTGGCACGGAAGATATCCAGGGACATGCCCGAGGCAGGGAGATGATGGAGCATGGATATGCCCAAGGCGGGGAAGGTGCTCAGggagctgcccacagcaggatgcccagagccagtgttcccagctccagctggaatTTGGGATGCTGCCATGGCCGCTCTCCCTCCCCGGCTCGGAGCTGCCGTGCTCGGCGCTGCCGGGAACTGAGATTTCCTGTTTTGCCTTCGCACCCCGGAGAGGAAGAGCGGGAGTGGGTGGATGGGGCCCATGGGgccggctgggatggggctggctCTCTGTTCTgggccccaaaatccccccgggGTCTCCCACCGGAGCAGGAAATCAGGGATCCTCAGGACCATTCTCACCTGAGCAGGTGATGAAGGCGGGCGCTTTGCCCCGGGGGCTGCTCCTGTTGAAGCAGTCcagcagggaatggctcccGCAGGAATCCACTGCCTCCCACCGCACCGGCAGGTGGATCCCGGGATCCGGCTTGCCGTGGCTGCTCCCGGCAGTGCCACAGCGCAGCTCCTGGCAGATGAGGGTGACCAGATGTGTCCAGGTGTCCGGGATGCTCGCCacagccccccacagcccctgcttgTGCAGCTCCAGGAAGCCAGAGCAGCTGAAATTCCCGTCCACCAGCCGCAGCCTGGGGGGTCCTGGACAGGGATTGGTGATGCAAGAGGAAGCGTTATGGATTGGGATGGCAATTTTTCCATTGTTTAGCGGGAAGTTCCCAAATTTGAGGCTACAGATTCCCTGGGATGAGGTGCTTACCCGTGGGCTCTGGGGTGGTGGCCGGGGGTGTTGGTGGGGGCTTGGGAGTGGTTTTCACTGGCTCTGGAATGAGAAGAGAGGAACCACGTGGGCATGGATGATCCCTAGGGATTGAGGTGGCCGGGCTGGGGGTCCAGGCTCACCTTTACAGGCAACGATGACATGCTCTGTGCAGTtttccagctcccactggcATCCCAGTGGGTTGCTGCACCTCCTGGGCTGACTCTGTGGCCCTCTCCCACCGGGAATGATGAGCTCCAAGGGCTCAGAGGTCGGGGGGCCgcactccagctgctggcagatcCAACCCAGGTCTCCCATGCTCACGCTCTCCCAGCAGATCGGTCTCCACTGGTGTTCCCAGTTCACCTCCAGTATCCCAGTGCAGCGGCAGCCGCCTCTGCTGAGTCTCAGGCTGGATTCTGTGGGAAAACACCGGGAAAACACCATCATTAGGggctttccttcccttcccagtgGGTTTTCACCCTGGGAATGATTCCCAAGGCCCCTTGGTGGGGGTCTTGGAGAACAGCGGGAGGGAATGGGAGCGTGGAGGGGTCGAGGGAATGTGGGGGCTTGAGCTGGGACCCCGCGATGCCGCTTCCGGATGATGCAACTCCAGCACCCGCCGTGCTCACGGAGCTGTGGGGGCATTCCCAAAGGGCTGCTCCCCAAATTCTcacctccagggatccaggTGGCTCCTCCATGGTCAGGGATGGCTGTGAGAAAGAGCGGAAATGGGGTGTC is part of the Passer domesticus isolate bPasDom1 chromosome 6, bPasDom1.hap1, whole genome shotgun sequence genome and harbors:
- the LOC135303695 gene encoding pepsin A-like — its product is MKLLLLLTLVGLAQGFQTRVPLRKMKSLRQRLQEQGLLESYLEQHPYNLAAKYFPGIAVEPLENYMDDEYFGTISIGTPPQEFTVVFDTGSSNLWVPSVFCSSPACRNHNRFNPAESSTFLSTNDTLFIAYGTGSMTGILGYDTVDVAGINVRNQIFGLAETEPGDFFYYTPFDGILGLAFPSIASSGATPVFDNMMMENLVDRRLFSVYLSRDSEGGSFVLFGAIDPYYTTKGISWIPLSAETYWQIAMEGVSVSGTPVACSSGCQAIVDTGTTLLAVPIRAFRTLMRRLGASYSGEISCEAIRNLPSLIFHINGKEFPVPPRAYVLRSNGYCTLGLQGMDVPTEEGELWILGDVFIREYYVIFDRANNKVGLSRLP
- the VPS37C gene encoding vacuolar protein sorting-associated protein 37C, which codes for MDTLRSRTVEELRELQEDSQEIERLALESQEVQELQLEREMALAANRSLAEQNLKFQAPLETGRSDLSKKYQELQELAGRCREQKEKLEKFSAALQPQTLLDLLQVESQKIEEESEKMAEKFLEGEVPLETFLEQFSGMRKLSHLRRVRVEKLQEIVRKSEGSQERTRDSQPPLPPPPHVPTDPPKPFPPGSPAFPLPYSPAPALPPGPAAHGALPPAPFPGSPVAVGHVASSQPSSQSAFPYPLAPAPGYPAASAADSAPGYPKSTSGGFSWSPSRGPPQPLPYPAPHPSPPPARPGYSPYVPPGAGRPQCPYPTQPPLPNFPIPTQAPYPGPPPPFGYPPPPNPQRPTWPGY
- the CD5 gene encoding T-cell surface glycoprotein CD5 — encoded protein: GGSSWRKDQEDPWKHSSPSLSVSKKKQRQWIGPTGLNQTVSFHRSSTAPRPRGQGGDNDYAQAPKKSSQLSAYPALEAACRRSNPPDNSSDSDYDLHSARRV